A window of the Parabacteroides merdae ATCC 43184 genome harbors these coding sequences:
- a CDS encoding helix-turn-helix domain-containing protein: protein MFNELKTKDDAWMQSIHERIDRLSAMIDGIFGDGAVPPKEDVYLCDSEVACMLKVSRRTLGEYRSNGTLPYYVLGGKVLYKRSEIEQVLEREYRSVGKARGSG, encoded by the coding sequence ATGTTTAATGAATTGAAAACGAAAGACGATGCGTGGATGCAGTCCATCCACGAGCGTATCGACCGGCTGTCGGCGATGATTGACGGCATTTTCGGAGATGGCGCGGTTCCGCCAAAAGAAGACGTGTACCTGTGCGACAGTGAGGTGGCGTGTATGCTGAAAGTCAGCCGCAGGACATTGGGCGAGTATCGGAGCAACGGCACGCTGCCTTACTATGTACTTGGTGGCAAGGTCTTGTACAAGAGGAGCGAGATCGAGCAGGTGTTGGAACGGGAATATAGGAGTGTCGGCAAGGCGCGGGGAAGCGGATGA
- the aldA gene encoding aldehyde dehydrogenase yields the protein MKELKMFIDGRFIEHESGKWIKVLNPSTEEVISLMPDGTVEDAKRAIDAAEKAQGQWERTPSIERAAYLTKIAAGIRKREKELTDIIVREGGKTQGLANVEVLFTADYIDYMAGWARRYEGEIIPSDRPRESIFLFKKAIGVTTGILPWNFPFFLVARKAAPALITGNTIVVKPSQLTPENAYVFAQIVEEVGLPAGVFNLVNGRGSVIGHELAANPKVGMVSLTGSVSAGQQTMAAAAPNITKVSLELGGKAPAIVMEDADIDLAVKSIIASRVINTGQVCNCAERVYVDKKIKDIFMEKLVAGMKQVKVGNPNEIADLDMGPLIEANALAAMEQKVEKAVRQGAKLLCGGHRIGTKGYFFEPTVLDCATQEMDIIREETFGPILPIVEYTDIDDAIAWANDCEYGLTSSVYTQNLDYAFKIMRSLKFGETYINRENFEAMQGFHAGWRKSGIGGADGKHGLEEYLQTHVVYIETKE from the coding sequence ATGAAGGAATTGAAAATGTTTATTGATGGCAGATTCATAGAACATGAATCTGGAAAATGGATTAAGGTATTAAATCCTTCTACTGAAGAAGTTATATCATTAATGCCGGACGGTACGGTCGAAGATGCTAAAAGAGCGATCGATGCAGCAGAAAAAGCTCAGGGTCAATGGGAAAGGACACCTTCTATAGAAAGGGCCGCTTATCTGACCAAAATTGCAGCCGGTATCCGCAAAAGAGAAAAGGAACTGACTGATATAATTGTTCGTGAAGGTGGAAAGACGCAAGGCCTGGCTAATGTGGAAGTTCTTTTTACGGCAGATTATATCGATTATATGGCTGGATGGGCCCGCCGGTATGAAGGTGAAATCATCCCCAGCGACCGTCCGCGTGAAAGCATATTCCTGTTCAAGAAAGCAATTGGTGTAACAACCGGTATTCTTCCTTGGAACTTTCCATTTTTCTTGGTTGCACGCAAAGCAGCCCCGGCTTTGATTACCGGTAATACGATCGTGGTAAAACCGAGTCAGCTGACACCTGAAAATGCATACGTTTTTGCACAAATTGTAGAAGAAGTCGGTTTGCCAGCCGGAGTTTTCAACTTAGTGAACGGACGTGGCTCGGTGATAGGTCATGAGTTGGCAGCAAATCCGAAAGTTGGCATGGTCAGCCTTACGGGAAGTGTAAGTGCCGGACAACAGACAATGGCAGCAGCAGCTCCTAATATAACAAAAGTATCTTTGGAATTAGGAGGAAAAGCTCCTGCAATCGTGATGGAAGACGCAGATATAGACTTGGCGGTGAAGTCGATCATCGCTTCACGCGTTATCAATACCGGACAGGTATGTAATTGTGCGGAGCGGGTTTATGTAGATAAAAAGATCAAAGATATCTTTATGGAAAAGCTTGTGGCCGGTATGAAGCAGGTGAAAGTCGGCAATCCGAACGAGATCGCAGACTTGGATATGGGACCACTGATCGAAGCAAATGCTTTGGCTGCCATGGAGCAAAAAGTTGAAAAGGCGGTTCGGCAGGGAGCCAAACTTCTATGTGGCGGTCATCGGATCGGAACAAAAGGGTATTTCTTCGAACCTACAGTGCTGGATTGCGCCACACAAGAAATGGATATCATACGGGAAGAGACCTTCGGCCCTATCCTGCCCATTGTCGAATATACGGATATCGATGATGCGATTGCATGGGCAAATGACTGTGAGTACGGACTGACATCTTCCGTCTATACCCAAAATCTGGACTATGCATTCAAGATCATGCGCTCGCTGAAATTTGGCGAAACATATATCAATCGTGAGAACTTTGAAGCTATGCAAGGTTTCCATGCCGGATGGCGTAAGTCTGGAATCGGTGGTGCAGATGGGAAACACGGTCTTGAAGAATATTTACAGACGCATGTCGTTTATATAGAAACCAAAGAATAA
- a CDS encoding type III secretion system chaperone family protein — protein sequence MYYDKIRHRHSQVLAATGLTPAEFDALLITFKYHWDEYYSHFTLEGKVRQRISYNSVVSDSGQNVLHIGISEDQSPSGTPCYSV from the coding sequence ATGTATTACGACAAGATTCGCCACCGTCATAGCCAAGTGCTTGCTGCGACAGGATTAACTCCTGCAGAGTTTGACGCTTTGCTAATAACTTTCAAGTACCATTGGGATGAATATTACAGCCATTTTACCTTGGAAGGTAAAGTGCGCCAACGTATATCTTACAACAGTGTTGTCTCTGATTCAGGACAAAATGTTCTTCATATTGGTATATCTGAAGACCAATCCCCTTCAGGAACTCCATGCTATTCAGTTTGA
- a CDS encoding NADH-quinone oxidoreductase subunit NuoE family protein: protein MKIHLIQMKIDELLAVCDEHNNDPGELINILHAAQGIFGYLPREVQEIIAGRLYIPVSKVYGVVTFYSFFTMTPKGKYPISVCLGTACYVRGAEKVLEEFQRQLEIKVGETTSDGLFSLDCLRCVGACGLAPVVTIAGKVYGRLTPEKVRDILSEYYLLEQV, encoded by the coding sequence ATGAAGATACATTTGATTCAGATGAAGATCGATGAATTGTTGGCCGTCTGTGATGAACATAATAACGATCCGGGAGAACTGATCAACATATTGCATGCCGCCCAAGGCATATTCGGTTATCTGCCTCGCGAAGTGCAAGAGATCATCGCCGGCCGGTTGTATATTCCGGTTTCCAAAGTATATGGAGTTGTGACGTTCTATTCGTTCTTTACCATGACTCCGAAGGGGAAATATCCTATTTCCGTCTGTCTGGGAACGGCCTGTTATGTACGTGGAGCCGAGAAAGTCTTGGAAGAGTTCCAGCGCCAGTTGGAGATCAAAGTTGGAGAGACTACATCCGACGGCCTGTTTTCATTGGACTGTCTACGTTGTGTGGGGGCTTGCGGACTGGCTCCGGTCGTCACGATTGCCGGAAAAGTTTATGGACGTCTGACACCAGAGAAAGTGCGGGATATCCTTTCCGAATACTACCTGTTGGAGCAAGTATAA
- a CDS encoding arginase family protein yields MQKQRMSGQNQKTDKRIAWPIIIMNFTGVYDYEAFARNNKFIWLDCRHLYGTDGYCDREGALALKGMIADYPAEGVHFIDSGNYHYLTKFWTDKLETPFSLIVFDHHPDMQPPLFDNILSCGSWVKDILDHNNNCKKVIIVGSSDKLIQAVPKGYERQVRFYSETTLMHEEGWQNFSSGHINGPVYISIDKDVLNPASAATNWDQGSLSLWELEKLLAVILQKEQVVGIDICGECSTTLNLFEEKRETVMDSQANKELLRFIRSSSGLQ; encoded by the coding sequence ATGCAAAAACAACGTATGAGCGGGCAAAATCAAAAAACAGATAAACGGATAGCATGGCCGATCATCATCATGAACTTCACGGGAGTGTATGACTACGAGGCGTTTGCCCGGAACAATAAATTTATATGGCTGGATTGTCGTCATCTTTATGGTACAGATGGCTACTGTGACAGGGAGGGGGCTTTGGCTTTGAAGGGGATGATTGCTGATTATCCGGCGGAGGGAGTCCATTTCATCGATTCAGGCAATTATCATTATTTGACTAAATTCTGGACAGACAAACTTGAAACTCCGTTTTCGCTGATTGTGTTCGACCACCATCCCGATATGCAGCCACCGTTGTTTGACAACATACTTTCTTGCGGAAGTTGGGTAAAGGATATATTGGACCATAACAACAACTGCAAGAAAGTAATTATCGTAGGTTCTTCAGACAAACTGATACAGGCTGTGCCGAAAGGATATGAAAGACAAGTTCGGTTTTACAGTGAAACTACGCTCATGCACGAAGAGGGTTGGCAGAACTTTTCTTCCGGACATATCAACGGACCGGTTTACATTTCCATAGACAAGGATGTCTTGAATCCGGCTTCGGCAGCAACAAACTGGGATCAAGGTTCTCTCAGCTTATGGGAATTGGAGAAACTGCTGGCTGTTATTCTTCAGAAAGAACAGGTAGTAGGCATTGACATCTGTGGGGAATGCTCCACAACACTCAATCTTTTTGAAGAAAAACGGGAAACCGTCATGGATAGCCAGGCAAACAAAGAATTGCTCAGATTTATCCGGTCATCCTCCGGCCTTCAATAG
- a CDS encoding (2Fe-2S) ferredoxin domain-containing protein translates to MNKVKTLDDLRKMRETLRSTLDIREKSNHPEQMVQIRISMATCGIAAGAKEIMNYFIEALDREKVDALVTQTGCMGYCYAEPTVEVTLPGKEPLVFGHVKKAKVDEIIDRYIRNGELLDDIIPVTYTVVKPE, encoded by the coding sequence ATGAATAAAGTGAAAACATTGGATGATCTTCGGAAGATGCGTGAAACCTTGCGCTCGACCTTGGATATTAGAGAAAAAAGTAATCATCCTGAACAAATGGTACAGATCCGGATATCTATGGCAACTTGCGGGATCGCTGCCGGAGCCAAAGAGATCATGAATTATTTCATTGAAGCACTGGATCGTGAAAAAGTAGATGCATTGGTGACACAAACCGGATGCATGGGGTATTGCTATGCCGAACCGACTGTCGAGGTTACCCTGCCAGGTAAAGAACCTCTTGTTTTCGGACATGTGAAGAAAGCGAAAGTGGATGAAATCATTGATCGGTATATCCGAAATGGGGAACTGCTGGACGATATTATCCCGGTCACTTACACGGTTGTTAAACCGGAATAA
- a CDS encoding helix-turn-helix domain-containing protein, with the protein MFFILVYLKTNPLQELHAIQFEMTQPQANRWIHLLSEILRRTLKTLGELPDRNSKRLIHILQGCEEVLLDGTERPIQRPLDEDWQSACYSGKKNS; encoded by the coding sequence ATGTTCTTCATATTGGTATATCTGAAGACCAATCCCCTTCAGGAACTCCATGCTATTCAGTTTGAGATGACCCAGCCCCAGGCCAATAGATGGATTCACCTTCTTTCTGAGATTCTCCGGCGTACATTGAAAACGCTTGGTGAATTGCCTGACCGTAACTCCAAACGTCTGATACACATTCTTCAAGGGTGCGAAGAAGTCTTGTTGGACGGAACCGAGCGACCTATTCAGCGTCCTTTGGATGAAGACTGGCAGTCTGCATGCTATAGTGGTAAAAAAAACTCATAG
- a CDS encoding methylglyoxal synthase, with protein METIVRRIGLVAHDAMKKDMIEWVLWNSERLIGHKFYCTGTTGTLIKKALEEKHPEIKWDITILKSGPLGGDQQIGSRIVEGEIDYLFFFTDPMTLQPHDTDVKALTRLAGVENIVFCCNRSTADHIITSPLFTDPTYERIHPDYTNYTQRFENKGIISEAVEQVKKRRNKSENNISK; from the coding sequence ATGGAAACAATTGTTCGTAGAATTGGACTTGTTGCACACGATGCAATGAAAAAAGACATGATAGAGTGGGTTCTCTGGAACTCGGAACGTCTGATAGGACATAAATTCTATTGTACGGGTACAACCGGTACACTAATTAAAAAAGCCCTTGAAGAAAAACATCCTGAAATCAAATGGGATATCACAATCCTGAAATCTGGTCCTTTAGGAGGTGACCAGCAAATTGGTTCGCGGATCGTAGAAGGAGAAATAGACTATCTGTTCTTTTTTACAGATCCGATGACACTACAGCCGCATGATACGGATGTGAAAGCATTGACCAGACTGGCTGGAGTTGAAAATATTGTTTTCTGCTGTAACCGTTCGACTGCGGACCACATTATTACGAGTCCCTTATTCACTGACCCAACTTACGAACGTATTCACCCGGATTACACCAATTACACGCAGCGTTTTGAAAACAAGGGAATCATATCTGAAGCAGTGGAGCAAGTGAAAAAGCGGAGGAATAAAAGTGAGAATAACATTTCTAAATGA
- a CDS encoding serine O-acetyltransferase, with product MNRATILEEIRRNVDLLSVTDQPEYQYIPLHQKPSPSVTALREIMTLLRKVIFPGFFGTEQEAQTDSIQYYTGVYLEQAYDLLQEQIYNGLCFEVERCCDSKDRASEIAIAFINKVPHIKYLLSTDVKAILDGDPAAKSPSEIIFCYPAIHAILYQRVAHELLKLGVPVIPRIITEMAHSDTGIDIHPGAQIGEYFSIDHGTGVVIGQTAIIGNHVRLYQGVTLGAKSFTLDEEGLPLDVPRHPIIEDYVTIYSNASILGRITIGHGSVIGGNIWLTHSVPPNSKVLQTRAVEDK from the coding sequence ATGAACAGAGCAACTATCTTAGAAGAAATCCGGAGAAATGTTGATTTGCTGTCAGTGACAGATCAGCCGGAATACCAATACATTCCGCTACACCAGAAACCTTCACCATCGGTGACGGCACTCAGGGAGATCATGACCTTGCTCCGCAAGGTTATTTTTCCCGGTTTCTTCGGAACGGAACAGGAGGCACAGACGGATTCCATACAATATTATACGGGTGTATATCTGGAGCAGGCCTACGACCTGTTGCAGGAACAAATCTATAATGGCTTGTGCTTTGAAGTCGAACGTTGTTGTGATTCCAAAGATCGTGCTTCTGAAATAGCCATTGCTTTTATCAATAAGGTTCCACATATCAAGTATCTTCTATCGACAGACGTGAAAGCTATCTTGGATGGTGATCCGGCAGCCAAAAGCCCCAGTGAGATTATTTTCTGTTATCCGGCAATTCATGCCATTCTTTATCAGCGCGTAGCACATGAGTTACTGAAGCTCGGTGTGCCTGTGATTCCACGTATTATAACGGAAATGGCCCATTCGGATACAGGAATAGACATTCATCCGGGAGCGCAAATCGGAGAATATTTCAGTATCGATCATGGTACGGGGGTTGTGATCGGGCAGACGGCTATAATCGGTAATCATGTCCGCCTTTATCAAGGTGTGACATTGGGTGCAAAAAGCTTTACCTTGGACGAAGAAGGATTGCCTCTGGACGTACCGCGCCATCCGATTATCGAAGATTATGTTACAATCTATTCCAATGCCTCCATTTTAGGGAGGATCACTATTGGTCACGGCTCCGTGATTGGTGGTAACATCTGGCTTACCCATAGCGTTCCACCTAATTCCAAAGTATTGCAGACTCGTGCTGTCGAAGATAAATAG
- a CDS encoding IS5 family transposase, which translates to MKTGSLHAIVVKKTHSIKNNLLCTNNLRIVWLSSTYKGHVHDKKICDEEPLLLPKGIRLWQDTGFIGHKPDGVEICMPKKKPKGKELTCVEKQENKRISGVRIKVEHAIGGMKKCRIVKERFRCHKFGFEDMVILIACGLHNFRISHKMSHITN; encoded by the coding sequence ATGAAGACTGGCAGTCTGCATGCTATAGTGGTAAAAAAAACTCATAGCATAAAGAATAACCTGTTATGTACTAACAATCTTCGGATTGTATGGTTGAGCTCCACATACAAAGGTCATGTCCATGACAAAAAGATTTGTGATGAAGAACCTCTTCTACTTCCCAAAGGTATTAGGCTCTGGCAGGATACAGGTTTCATCGGACACAAACCGGATGGAGTTGAAATATGCATGCCCAAAAAGAAACCTAAAGGGAAAGAGCTTACTTGTGTTGAAAAACAAGAGAACAAGCGGATTTCCGGAGTTAGGATTAAAGTGGAGCATGCCATAGGTGGTATGAAAAAATGCCGTATTGTCAAAGAACGATTCAGATGCCATAAATTCGGTTTCGAAGATATGGTGATTCTTATTGCTTGTGGATTACACAACTTCAGAATCAGTCACAAAATGAGTCATATAACAAATTAA
- a CDS encoding NADH-dependent [FeFe] hydrogenase, group A6, which produces METVKLIIDRKPVEVPKGTTILDAAKGMGIRIPTLCYMKLEDLHYENNPGACRICVVEIEGRRNLAPSCKTECMEGMVVQTHSPRVMNARKTVMELILSNHPAECLTCSSNGHCELQAIAHDLGIREIRYKGEMSTFQIDRSPSIVRNMNKCIMCRRCETMCNNIQTVGALTAVNRGFNAAVSTAFERDIAGSTCSYCGQCVSVCPVNALSGRNTQQPVLDALADPDKIVIAQTAPAVRTALGRDFGYEPGTLVTGKMVSALRRLGFDYVFDTDFAADLTIMEEGTELLQRIGKYLKGDQEVKMPLMTSCCPGWVSFVEQHFPELLDNLSTAKSPQQMFGAIAKSYFAEKLGVDRKRIVVVSIMPCLAKKYEASRPEFAVDGNPDVDISIYTRELARLIRYANINFAELPDSDFDRPLGESTGAGVIFGTTGGVIEAACRTAYELYTKKTLPKIDFEELRGLEGIRSATIDFDGTPIKIGIAHGLGNARRLVEEVKNGMSPYHAIEVMACPGGCIGGGGQPFHRGRMEVLRKRAAALYQEDRSKTLRKSHENPYIQALYADYLGEPCGPRAHKLLHTHYFDRKEAINMFTQENQEG; this is translated from the coding sequence ATGGAAACAGTAAAGCTTATTATAGATAGAAAACCAGTGGAAGTCCCCAAAGGAACCACGATCCTGGATGCTGCAAAAGGAATGGGTATCCGCATTCCGACTCTTTGCTATATGAAGTTGGAAGATTTGCACTATGAAAATAATCCGGGTGCTTGCCGTATCTGCGTAGTTGAAATAGAAGGTCGCCGTAATTTGGCTCCTTCCTGTAAAACGGAGTGTATGGAAGGGATGGTTGTGCAAACACACAGCCCACGCGTGATGAATGCCCGGAAAACCGTAATGGAACTGATCCTGTCCAACCATCCGGCAGAATGTCTGACTTGCAGTAGCAATGGACATTGTGAACTACAAGCAATTGCTCACGACCTGGGGATACGTGAGATTCGCTATAAAGGCGAGATGTCCACATTCCAGATAGACCGTTCACCGTCTATCGTGCGCAACATGAACAAGTGCATCATGTGCCGCCGTTGCGAGACCATGTGTAATAATATCCAGACCGTTGGGGCTTTGACTGCTGTCAATCGAGGCTTTAATGCAGCCGTCTCTACGGCTTTCGAACGGGATATTGCCGGTAGTACGTGTTCCTATTGCGGCCAATGCGTATCGGTCTGCCCGGTAAACGCGTTGAGCGGACGGAATACACAACAGCCGGTGTTGGATGCGCTGGCCGATCCGGACAAAATCGTGATAGCCCAGACAGCTCCGGCTGTCCGTACGGCTTTGGGACGCGATTTCGGATATGAACCGGGGACATTGGTAACGGGTAAAATGGTTTCCGCCCTCCGCAGGTTGGGCTTCGATTATGTTTTCGATACGGATTTTGCCGCCGACCTGACTATTATGGAAGAAGGGACAGAACTGTTGCAGCGGATCGGGAAATACTTGAAAGGCGATCAGGAAGTAAAAATGCCGTTGATGACGAGTTGCTGTCCGGGGTGGGTCAGTTTCGTCGAACAGCATTTCCCGGAATTATTAGACAACCTGTCGACAGCTAAGAGCCCACAGCAGATGTTCGGTGCAATTGCCAAAAGTTATTTTGCCGAAAAATTGGGAGTAGACCGAAAGCGGATCGTTGTCGTGTCGATCATGCCCTGCCTGGCAAAGAAATATGAAGCCAGTCGTCCGGAATTTGCGGTCGATGGCAATCCGGATGTCGATATTTCGATCTATACGCGCGAATTGGCCCGCCTGATCCGCTATGCAAACATAAACTTCGCGGAACTGCCAGATAGCGATTTCGATCGTCCGTTAGGCGAATCGACAGGAGCCGGAGTTATCTTCGGAACAACCGGTGGCGTGATAGAAGCTGCTTGCCGTACGGCGTACGAGCTATATACGAAAAAAACTCTTCCTAAAATTGATTTTGAAGAACTCCGCGGGCTGGAAGGCATTCGCAGTGCAACAATAGACTTCGATGGGACACCGATAAAAATAGGAATTGCACATGGTTTGGGCAATGCCCGTAGATTGGTTGAAGAAGTCAAAAACGGCATGTCGCCCTATCATGCCATCGAAGTTATGGCATGTCCGGGCGGTTGTATCGGTGGTGGCGGCCAACCGTTCCACAGGGGCAGGATGGAGGTGCTGCGCAAACGTGCGGCGGCTCTCTATCAGGAGGATCGCAGCAAGACGCTTCGCAAGAGCCATGAGAATCCTTATATTCAAGCTCTTTATGCTGACTATCTGGGAGAACCGTGTGGACCGCGTGCCCACAAGCTGTTGCATACGCACTACTTCGACCGCAAGGAAGCCATTAACATGTTTACGCAAGAAAATCAGGAGGGATAA
- the glgP gene encoding alpha-glucan family phosphorylase, which produces MEYSSYNVNTPQWREITVGSHLPAELRKLAEIAHNLWWTWNDDAKKLYCDLDSELWKEVEQNPVLFLERINYEKLVALAHDENFVYKMDAVYSAFKKYVDVEPDHQRPSIAYFSMEYGLDEVLKIYSGGLGMLAGDYLKEASDSNVDLCAIGLLYRYGYFDQSLSMDGQQTVNYKAQNFGQLPIEKVMQPDGKQLVIHVPYADSFVVHANVWKASVGRIPLYLLDTDNELNSEFDRPITHHLYGGDWENRLKQEILLGIGGMITLRALGITKDVYHCNEGHAALINIQRLCDYINGGLNFGQAMELVRASSLYTVHTPVPAGHDYFDEGLFNKYMKGYPGKLGITWDNLMDLGRHNPGDKEERFCMSVFACKTCQEVNGVSKLHKSVSQQMFAPIWKGYFPEENHVGYVTNGVHLPTWCAAEWKKLFKDNFDENFFCDQSNQKIWEAVYGIPDEEIWNTRLKQKAKLLDYIKSKCSKDWLRSQIDPALSVSIFERFNPDALLIGFGRRFATYKRAHLLFTDIDRLARIVNNPKYPVQFIFAGKAHPNDGAGQGLIKQIVEISRRPEFLGKIIFLENYDMDLARHLISGVDIWMNTPTRLAEASGTSGEKALMNGVLNFSVLDGWWYEGYRKDAGWALTDKRTYQNEQYQNQLDAEAIYYLLEHDILPLYYEHGGKNYSEDWVKYIKNSIAQIAPHFTMKRQLDDYYDRFYNKLSEHFHILAADNFAKAKMMADWKANVRSRWDAIEIKSIEAGNGLNATVEAGKEYEVTVVVDEKGLDDAIGIESVIIRREDGQDHIYEVIPLLPVSKNGNLYTFKATSGIFNAGSFKQAFRMYPKNALLPHRQDFCYVRWF; this is translated from the coding sequence ATGGAATATTCAAGTTATAATGTAAATACCCCTCAGTGGAGGGAGATTACAGTAGGTTCACATCTTCCTGCAGAACTGCGAAAACTTGCAGAAATCGCACATAATCTCTGGTGGACATGGAATGATGACGCAAAGAAACTGTATTGTGATTTGGATTCGGAACTTTGGAAAGAGGTGGAACAGAATCCGGTATTGTTTCTGGAGCGGATAAATTATGAGAAGCTTGTAGCGCTGGCACATGATGAGAACTTTGTCTATAAAATGGATGCCGTCTATTCCGCCTTCAAAAAATACGTAGATGTGGAACCGGATCACCAGCGCCCGTCAATAGCTTATTTCAGCATGGAATACGGCTTGGATGAAGTCCTTAAGATATATTCCGGCGGTTTGGGAATGTTGGCGGGGGATTACCTGAAAGAGGCGTCGGACAGCAATGTGGACCTTTGTGCCATAGGACTTTTGTACCGTTACGGTTATTTTGACCAGTCGCTTTCCATGGACGGCCAGCAGACAGTCAATTATAAAGCGCAGAATTTCGGGCAGCTCCCGATTGAAAAGGTAATGCAACCGGATGGGAAACAACTGGTAATCCACGTCCCCTATGCCGACAGTTTTGTGGTACATGCCAATGTCTGGAAAGCCAGTGTGGGGCGTATTCCCCTTTATCTGCTGGATACGGACAATGAACTCAACAGCGAGTTTGACCGCCCTATCACTCACCATCTGTATGGAGGCGACTGGGAGAATCGGCTAAAACAGGAAATACTGCTTGGCATAGGCGGGATGATAACGCTGAGAGCTTTAGGTATAACGAAAGATGTATATCACTGTAATGAGGGGCATGCCGCACTGATCAATATCCAGCGGCTTTGTGATTACATAAATGGCGGCTTGAATTTCGGGCAGGCCATGGAGCTGGTACGTGCTTCCTCACTTTATACCGTACATACTCCCGTACCCGCTGGTCATGATTATTTTGACGAAGGGCTTTTCAATAAATATATGAAGGGATATCCTGGCAAGTTGGGTATAACCTGGGATAACCTGATGGATCTCGGGCGTCACAATCCGGGAGACAAGGAGGAACGTTTCTGCATGTCTGTCTTCGCCTGCAAGACCTGCCAGGAGGTAAACGGTGTCAGCAAGTTGCATAAATCGGTATCCCAGCAAATGTTTGCGCCGATCTGGAAGGGATACTTCCCGGAAGAGAACCATGTGGGTTATGTAACCAACGGGGTACATCTGCCTACCTGGTGTGCGGCAGAATGGAAAAAGCTTTTCAAGGACAATTTTGATGAGAATTTTTTCTGCGACCAGTCCAATCAGAAAATCTGGGAGGCCGTCTATGGCATCCCGGATGAAGAGATATGGAATACCCGGTTAAAACAGAAAGCAAAATTGCTGGACTATATCAAAAGCAAATGCAGCAAGGACTGGCTCAGGAGTCAGATTGATCCGGCATTGAGCGTTTCCATTTTTGAGAGATTCAATCCCGATGCTCTTCTAATAGGCTTCGGACGCCGTTTTGCTACATATAAGAGGGCTCATCTTCTGTTCACGGATATAGACCGACTTGCCAGGATTGTGAATAATCCGAAATATCCGGTACAGTTCATCTTTGCAGGCAAAGCCCATCCCAATGACGGTGCCGGGCAGGGGCTGATCAAGCAAATCGTGGAAATATCCCGGCGTCCGGAATTTTTAGGTAAAATCATATTCTTGGAGAATTACGACATGGACCTGGCACGCCATCTTATCTCGGGGGTGGATATTTGGATGAACACCCCTACGCGGTTGGCAGAAGCTTCGGGTACGTCGGGCGAGAAGGCATTGATGAACGGTGTGCTTAATTTCTCCGTGCTGGACGGTTGGTGGTATGAAGGATACCGTAAGGATGCTGGATGGGCACTGACTGATAAAAGGACTTATCAGAATGAACAGTACCAAAACCAGCTGGATGCCGAAGCCATCTATTATTTGTTGGAGCATGACATCCTGCCACTGTATTACGAGCATGGGGGGAAGAACTATTCGGAAGACTGGGTCAAGTATATCAAGAACTCAATCGCACAAATCGCTCCCCATTTTACCATGAAAAGACAGTTGGACGACTACTATGACAGGTTCTATAACAAACTGTCAGAGCATTTCCACATTCTGGCAGCCGACAACTTTGCGAAGGCGAAAATGATGGCTGACTGGAAAGCAAACGTCCGAAGCAGATGGGATGCCATAGAAATCAAATCCATAGAGGCAGGGAATGGGCTGAATGCCACGGTTGAAGCCGGAAAGGAATATGAGGTGACGGTTGTCGTTGATGAGAAAGGCCTGGATGACGCAATCGGAATAGAATCGGTCATTATCAGGCGTGAAGACGGTCAGGATCACATATATGAGGTTATTCCCCTTTTGCCGGTTTCCAAGAATGGGAATTTATATACCTTTAAGGCGACATCCGGCATTTTCAACGCTGGAAGCTTCAAGCAGGCCTTCCGTATGTATCCCAAGAATGCTTTGTTACCTCACCGACAAGATTTCTGTTATGTACGATGGTTTTAA